A DNA window from Pogona vitticeps strain Pit_001003342236 chromosome 2, PviZW2.1, whole genome shotgun sequence contains the following coding sequences:
- the LOC140704037 gene encoding uncharacterized protein LOC140704037, translating to MMNRRRRITQQYLGHPGQELIIKQENRELKMGVRRHGLHMKERIQGRNHVTHAEEKGYPCMECGKGFSDNKCLHIHKRTHTGEKRFKCIECGKSFSQNGDLRSHERTHTGERPYKCMECGKSFSQSGKLRLHQRTHSGEKSHKCMECGKSLSQSGNLRLHQRNHTGEKPHKCMECGKSFIGSSNLRLHQRIHTGERPYKCMECGKSFSRSGNLRLHQRTHSGEKPHKCMECGKSFSQIGDFRLHQRNHTGERPYKCMECGKSFSHKNSLRIHQRIHTGEKPYKCMECGKSFSGSSNLKLHQRIHTGEKPHKCMECGKSFSQNCGLRSHERTHTGEKPHKCMECGKSFSGSSKLRLHQRIHTGEKPHKCMECGKSFSRNDHLRLHQRTHTGEKSHKCMECGKSFSGSSKLRLHQRTHTGEKPYKCIKCGKSFSQNGDLRSHERTHTGEKPHKCMECGKSFRQSGQLRSHQRTHTGERPYKCMECGKSFNYNDVLKSHQRTHTGEKPHKCMECGKSFIKSDALRTHERTHTGERPYKCMECGKSFSQSGNLRSHQRTHSGERPYKCMECGKSFSQKGHCSLHQRIHSGEKQYKCMECGKSFIDSANFRTHQRIHTGQKC from the coding sequence atgatgaacaggagaagaagaattACCCAGCAATATCTGGGGCATCCTGGGCAGGAACTCATAAttaagcaagaaaacagagaattaaAAATGGGAGTGCGCAGGCATGGACTTCACATGAAAGAACggatacaggggagaaaccatgtaACACATGCAGAAGAGAAAGggtatccatgtatggaatgtggaaaaggcttcagtgaCAACAAGTGCCTCCATATACacaaaagaactcacactggggagaaacggtttaaatgcattgaatgtggtaagagcttcagtcagaatggtgaccttaggtcacatgaaagaactcacactggggagagaccgtataaatgcatggaatgtggtaagagctttagtcagagtggtaaacttaggttacatcaaagaactcacagtggggagaagtctcataaatgcatggaatgtggtaagagccttagtcagagtggtaaccttaggttacatcaaagaaatcatactggggagaaacctcataaatgcatggaatgtggtaagagctttattgggagtagtaaccttaggttacatcagagaattcacactggggagagaccgtataaatgcatggaatgtggtaagagctttagtcggagtggtaaccttaggttacatcaaagaactcacagtggggagaagcctcataaatgcatggaatgtggtaagAGCTTCAGTCAGATTGGTGactttaggttacatcaaagaaatcacactggggagagaccatataaatgcatggaatgtggaaagagctttagtcacaagAACAGCCTCCGtatacatcaaagaattcacactggagagaaaccatataaatgcatggaatgtggtaagAGCTTTAGTGGGAGTAGTAACCTTAAGTtacatcagagaattcacactggggagaaaccacataaatgcatggaatgtggtaagagcttcagtcagaattgtggccttaggtcacatgaaagaactcacactggggaaaaaccacataaatgcatggaatgtggtaagAGCTTTAGTGGGAGTAgtaaacttaggttacatcagagaattcacactggggagaaaccacataaatgcatggaatgcggtaagagcttcagtcggaatgatcaccttagattacatcagagaactcacacaggggagaaatcgcataaatgcatggaatgtggtaagAGCTTTAGTGGGAGTAgtaaacttaggttacatcaaagaactcacactggggagaaaccatataaatgcatcaaATGTGgtaagagcttcagtcagaatggtgaccttaggtcacatgaaagaactcacactggggagaaaccacataaatgcatggaatgtggaaagagcttcagacagagtggtcagcttaggtcacatcagagaacacacactggggaaagaccatataaatgcatggaatgtggaaagagctttaattaTAATGATGtacttaagtcacatcaaagaactcacactggggagaaacctcataaatgcatggaatgtggaaagagctttattaaGAGTGATGCACTTAGgacacatgaaagaactcacactggcgagagaccgtataaatgcatggaatgtggtaagagctttagtcagagtggtaaccttaggtcacatcaaagaactcacagtggggagagaccgtataaatgcatggaatgtgggaagagcttcagtcagaaaggtCACTGTAgcttacatcaaagaattcacagtggggagaaacagtataaatgcatggaatgtggaaaaagctttattgATAGTGCTAACTTTAGgacccatcaaagaattcacactgggcaGAAATGTTAG
- the LOC144587511 gene encoding uncharacterized protein LOC144587511, translating to MECGKSFSQSGNLRLHQRTHSGEKPHKCMECGKSFSASSHLRLHQRTHTGEKPYKCIECGKSFSQNGELRAHERTHSGEIPHKCMECGKSFSQSGHLRLHQRTHTIERPYKCMECGKSFSQSGHLRLHQRTHTMERPYKCMECSKSFSQNGDLSLHQRTHSGEKPCKCVECGKSFSRSSKLRLHQRTHTGEKPYKCVECGKSFSGSSNLRLYQRTHTGEKPYKCMECGKSFSQNGDPRSHERTHTGEKPHKCMECDKSFSSSSSSLRLHQRIHTGERPYKCMECGKTFTQSSTLNKHHISHTEDKWYKCVECGKSVIDSANFRTHQSFHTGQKP from the coding sequence atggaatgtggtaagagctttagtcagagtggtaaccttaggttacatcaaagaactcacagtggggagaagcctcataaatgcatggaatgtggaaagagctttagtgcaagtagtcaccttaggttacatcagagaactcacactggggaaaaaccatataaatgcatcgaatgtggtaagagcttcagtcagaatggGGAACTTAGggcacatgaaagaactcacagtgGAGAGataccacataaatgcatggaatgtggtaagagctttagtcagagtggtcaccttaggttacatcaaagaactcacactatTGAGagaccgtataaatgcatggaatgtggtaagagctttagtcagagtggtcaccttaggttacatcaaagaactcacactatGGAGagaccgtataaatgcatggaatgtagtaagagctttagtcagaatggtgaccttagtttgcatcaaagaactcacagtggggagaaaccatgtaaatgtgtggaatgtggaaagagctttagtaggagtagtaaacttaggttacatcagagaactcacactggggagaaaccatataaatgtgtggaatgtggaaagagctttagtgggAGTAGTAACCTTAGGTTAtatcagagaactcacactggggaaaaaccatataaatgcatggaatgtggtaagagcttcagtcagaatggGGACcctaggtcacatgaaagaactcacactggagagaaaccacataaatgcatggaatgtgataaGAGcttcagtagtagtagtagtagccttaggttacatcaaagaattcacactggggagagaccgtataaatgtatggaatgtggaaagacctttactcAGAGTAGTACCCTTAATAAACATCATATATCCCATACTGAGGATAAATGgtataaatgtgtggaatgtggaaaaagcgtTATTGATAGTGCTAACTTTAGGACCCATCAAAGTTTTCACACTGGACAGAAACCATAG